In Arthrobacter sp. MN05-02, one genomic interval encodes:
- a CDS encoding amidohydrolase produces MSSPSGTTTPASTTAITNAHVVPIDGEPFDGTVVVEDGRITALGASVPVPDGATVVDAGGKWLLPGFVDAHVHLGTHEEGEGAAGDDTNEMTNPNTAGVRAIDAVNPFDPGFDDALAGGVTTVNVNPGSGNPIGGLAVALHTHGRYLEEMVLRSPSGLKSALGENPKRVYGGKDKTPSTRLGTALVIREAFMKAQNYMGKADENARDPHLEALAMVLRREIPWRQHAHRADDIATALRIADEFGYDLVLDHGTEAHLLGDVLAERGTPVLIGPLFTTKSKVELRGRSIANPGKLARAGVEISIITDHPVIPINFLVHQATLAVKEGLDRETALRSITINPAKVLGLADRLGSLAVGKDADLVLWSGDPLDVMQRALQVWIGGTEVYSYDTATHTGTVAPRG; encoded by the coding sequence ATGTCCTCCCCCAGCGGCACCACCACGCCGGCTTCCACCACAGCCATCACCAATGCCCACGTCGTCCCGATCGACGGGGAGCCCTTCGACGGCACCGTCGTCGTGGAGGACGGCCGCATCACGGCCCTCGGCGCCTCCGTTCCGGTGCCCGACGGCGCCACGGTCGTCGACGCGGGCGGCAAGTGGCTGCTCCCGGGCTTCGTCGACGCCCACGTCCACCTCGGGACGCACGAGGAGGGTGAAGGCGCCGCAGGTGACGACACCAACGAGATGACCAATCCCAACACCGCCGGCGTCCGCGCGATCGATGCCGTCAACCCCTTCGACCCCGGGTTCGACGACGCCCTCGCCGGCGGCGTCACCACGGTGAACGTCAACCCCGGCTCCGGGAACCCGATCGGCGGCCTCGCCGTCGCCCTCCACACGCACGGGCGCTACCTCGAGGAGATGGTGCTGCGCTCCCCCAGCGGCCTGAAGTCGGCGCTCGGCGAGAACCCCAAGCGCGTCTACGGCGGCAAGGACAAGACACCGTCGACCCGTCTGGGTACCGCGCTCGTCATCCGCGAGGCGTTCATGAAGGCCCAGAACTACATGGGCAAGGCCGACGAGAACGCGCGCGACCCGCACCTCGAGGCCCTCGCCATGGTGCTGCGCCGCGAGATCCCCTGGCGCCAGCACGCGCACCGTGCCGACGACATCGCCACGGCCCTCCGCATCGCCGACGAGTTCGGCTACGACCTCGTCCTCGACCACGGCACGGAGGCGCACCTGCTCGGCGACGTGCTGGCGGAACGAGGGACCCCCGTGCTGATCGGGCCGCTGTTCACCACGAAGTCCAAGGTGGAGCTGCGCGGCCGCTCGATCGCCAACCCGGGCAAGCTCGCGAGGGCCGGCGTCGAGATCTCGATCATCACCGACCACCCCGTGATCCCGATCAACTTCCTGGTGCACCAGGCAACGCTGGCGGTCAAGGAGGGCCTGGACCGGGAGACGGCGCTGCGATCCATCACGATCAACCCCGCGAAGGTCCTCGGCCTGGCGGACCGCCTCGGTTCGCTCGCCGTCGGCAAGGACGCGGACCTGGTGCTGTGGAGCGGCGACCCGCTCGACGTCATGCAGAGGGCCCTGCAGGTGTGGATCGGCGGCACGGAGGTCTACTCCTACGACACCGCTACGCATACCGGCACCGTCGCCCCGCGAGGATAG
- a CDS encoding ABC transporter ATP-binding protein, with translation MRLTDVWFDHDGVDALCGLSCTLDSGAVTAIAGANGSGKSTLLAVLAGVLEPRRGTVSVPAHARRALVVQRSEVSDRMPLTVRDTVTMGRWPAVGILRRLRAEDRRIIDECIDIVGLTGYQDRPLSALSGGQRQRAFLAQGLAQRAEIVLLDEPTTGLDAATRAIVADVLFAEQARGATVICVSHDDTTLAAADHIITLDAGRIAHTSPPSE, from the coding sequence TTGAGGCTCACCGATGTGTGGTTCGATCATGACGGCGTCGACGCCCTGTGCGGCCTTTCCTGCACGCTCGACAGCGGCGCTGTAACGGCGATTGCGGGTGCCAACGGATCGGGGAAATCGACCCTCCTGGCGGTTCTGGCCGGCGTGCTGGAGCCCCGTCGCGGGACAGTGTCGGTGCCCGCACATGCCCGCCGGGCCCTGGTCGTGCAGCGCAGCGAAGTATCCGACCGCATGCCCCTCACGGTCCGGGACACGGTGACCATGGGGCGCTGGCCGGCGGTCGGCATCCTCCGACGTCTGCGGGCGGAGGATCGACGTATCATCGACGAGTGCATCGACATCGTCGGCCTGACCGGTTATCAGGATCGGCCTTTGAGTGCCCTTTCGGGAGGGCAGCGTCAACGTGCGTTCCTGGCTCAAGGACTGGCGCAGCGCGCCGAAATCGTCCTGCTCGATGAGCCCACCACCGGCCTGGACGCCGCCACCCGGGCCATCGTCGCCGACGTCCTGTTCGCTGAGCAGGCCCGCGGGGCGACCGTCATCTGCGTATCTCACGATGACACCACCCTCGCCGCGGCCGATCACATCATCACACTCGACGCGGGTCGCATCGCTCATACGTCGCCTCCATCGGAATGA
- a CDS encoding aspartate racemase, protein MRMIGMLGGMSWESTAEYYRLANELVRDRLGGLHSARVLVDSIDFADMEALQSAGEWERAGELLAGRARALQAGGADLVVLCTNTMHKVIGAVEGAVSIPVLHIADATADSIGHAGLDRVGLIGTAFTMEQDFYRARMARHGIEVMIPVAEDRSTVHRVIYEELVRGIVREESRAQYRAVIDRLVSGGAEGVILGCTEVELLIRQEDSPVPVFATTRIHVEAAVAAALEGVP, encoded by the coding sequence GTGCGCATGATCGGGATGCTGGGCGGAATGAGCTGGGAGTCCACGGCCGAGTACTATCGGCTGGCCAACGAGTTGGTGCGTGACCGCCTCGGCGGATTGCACTCCGCGCGCGTCCTGGTCGATTCGATCGACTTCGCCGACATGGAGGCCCTTCAGAGCGCTGGCGAGTGGGAGCGTGCGGGTGAGCTGCTTGCCGGGCGCGCCCGAGCCCTTCAAGCCGGCGGCGCTGACCTGGTGGTGTTGTGCACCAACACCATGCACAAGGTCATCGGTGCTGTCGAAGGAGCGGTCAGCATTCCGGTGCTCCACATCGCCGATGCCACCGCTGACTCCATCGGGCACGCCGGGCTCGACAGGGTGGGTCTGATCGGCACCGCCTTCACCATGGAGCAGGATTTCTACCGCGCAAGGATGGCCAGGCACGGCATCGAGGTCATGATCCCCGTCGCCGAGGACCGCTCGACGGTACACCGGGTCATCTACGAGGAACTCGTCCGCGGGATCGTGCGCGAGGAATCACGCGCGCAATACCGCGCAGTCATCGACCGTCTTGTCTCAGGTGGCGCTGAGGGAGTGATACTGGGCTGCACCGAGGTCGAGCTGCTCATCAGGCAGGAGGACAGTCCGGTGCCGGTGTTCGCCACCACCCGGATCCATGTCGAAGCAGCCGTCGCTGCCGCGCTGGAGGGCGTCCCCTGA
- a CDS encoding ABC transporter permease, whose protein sequence is MTLLLEPFATDFMLRALIGGSLCAAVCAIVGTWVVIRGMAFLGEAMAHGMLPGVALATLAGVPVILGAACSAIVMSLGVSLLARRGRLSHDTSIGLFFVGMLAAGVIIISHSRSFATDATAILFGDVLAIGPGEVQLLIGALILTVLIAVAFHRSFVALAFDRRVAHVMGLQPRLAQVLLVGLVTLAVVASYQAVGALLVIGLLLAPAVAAAAWTTRIPTTMGLAALIGAVSVFLGLLASWHYGTAAGASIALTAIACAALSSTIRGITRRHTSADTPTSSPAESSTGSSSEVLDHSAGPAPVRPSQKVLRANA, encoded by the coding sequence GTGACCCTGCTCCTGGAACCCTTCGCCACCGATTTCATGCTGCGCGCCCTCATCGGCGGTTCGCTCTGCGCTGCTGTCTGCGCGATCGTCGGGACCTGGGTCGTCATCCGTGGCATGGCCTTCCTCGGTGAAGCCATGGCTCACGGCATGCTTCCCGGTGTCGCCCTCGCTACCCTGGCCGGCGTCCCCGTCATCCTGGGGGCGGCCTGCAGCGCGATCGTGATGAGTCTTGGCGTCAGTCTCCTCGCCCGGCGGGGCCGCCTGTCCCATGACACGAGCATCGGCCTGTTCTTCGTCGGGATGCTCGCCGCAGGGGTCATCATCATCTCCCATTCCCGCAGCTTCGCCACGGATGCTACCGCGATCCTCTTCGGGGATGTCCTTGCCATCGGACCCGGCGAGGTCCAGCTCCTCATCGGTGCACTGATCCTCACAGTGCTGATCGCTGTCGCATTCCATCGTTCCTTCGTGGCCCTGGCCTTCGACCGCCGCGTCGCCCACGTCATGGGCTTACAACCACGTCTGGCTCAGGTGCTCCTCGTCGGACTGGTCACACTCGCCGTCGTCGCCTCCTACCAGGCCGTCGGCGCGCTCCTGGTCATCGGCCTGCTCCTCGCTCCGGCCGTTGCCGCTGCCGCGTGGACCACCCGCATCCCGACGACCATGGGACTGGCCGCCCTGATCGGAGCCGTCTCGGTCTTCCTCGGCCTCCTGGCCTCCTGGCACTACGGGACGGCCGCCGGAGCATCGATTGCGCTGACCGCGATCGCGTGCGCGGCCCTGTCGAGCACCATCCGCGGTATCACCCGCCGACACACCTCAGCTGACACCCCGACCAGCAGCCCTGCTGAGAGCTCAACTGGTAGCTCTTCCGAAGTTCTCGATCATTCCGCCGGTCCTGCACCGGTACGTCCATCACAGAAAGTTCTTCGTGCGAACGCCTAA
- the deaD gene encoding ATP-dependent RNA helicase DeaD: protein MPENLSEHITDTTPVPGTSAAVAAPESDDDGVNIRFTELNLDGRILAALNDLGYEKPSPIQAATIPALLEGRDVVGLAQTGTGKTAAFAVPALSKMAELADVNGGPSKSTQVLVLAPTRELALQVADAFTSYAKHMEGFTVLPVYGGSPYGPQLNGLRRGAQVVVGTPGRVIDHIEKGSLDLSNLEYVVLDEADEMLRMGFAEDVEKILASTPAEKQVALFSATMPPAIRRIAKKYLNDPAEISVKGKTTTGTNTRQRYLQVMGPHKLDAMTRILEVEDYDGIIAFVRTKAATEDLADKLRSRGFTAAAINGDIPQQQRERTVEALREGKIDILVATDVAARGLDVERISLVVNYDVPNDTESYVHRIGRTGRAGRSGDAILFITPREKYLLRSIEKATRQPVEQMQLPSTAKINELRLSKFADRITQTLAGKDVALFRDLIANYEREHDVPATEIAAALAVMAQGGQPILVQDIPVAPAGQRERAEGRKDAFGSRGPTRTLTEGNATYRIAVGRRQRVMPGSIVGAIANEGGLSSSQIGGIDIRADHSLVELPADLSTDQLRALSKTRIGGELIHLELDKGRKPSGNRGAGEFKKPFKKDFPKRDGDTRFSGDATRKPRYTKGAGAGAGRSSASSEQW from the coding sequence GTGCCTGAAAACCTGTCCGAGCACATCACCGACACCACCCCCGTTCCCGGGACCTCCGCAGCGGTTGCCGCTCCGGAGTCCGACGACGACGGCGTGAACATCCGCTTCACCGAGCTCAATCTGGACGGCCGCATCCTCGCGGCCCTGAACGACCTCGGCTACGAGAAGCCCTCACCCATCCAGGCGGCAACCATCCCTGCGCTGCTCGAAGGTCGCGACGTCGTCGGCTTGGCCCAGACCGGTACCGGCAAGACCGCCGCGTTCGCGGTACCCGCGCTGTCGAAGATGGCTGAACTGGCCGATGTCAACGGCGGACCCAGCAAGAGCACGCAGGTCCTGGTGCTCGCACCGACCCGCGAGCTCGCGCTGCAGGTGGCCGACGCCTTCACCTCCTACGCCAAGCACATGGAGGGCTTCACCGTCCTTCCCGTCTACGGCGGATCGCCCTACGGCCCCCAGCTCAACGGCCTCCGCCGCGGCGCGCAGGTCGTCGTGGGCACCCCGGGTCGCGTCATCGACCACATCGAGAAGGGGTCGCTAGATCTCTCCAACCTCGAGTACGTCGTGCTCGACGAGGCCGACGAGATGCTGCGCATGGGCTTCGCCGAGGACGTCGAGAAGATCCTCGCCTCGACGCCCGCCGAGAAGCAGGTCGCCCTGTTCTCCGCGACCATGCCCCCGGCCATCCGCCGGATCGCCAAGAAGTACCTGAACGATCCGGCCGAGATCTCGGTCAAGGGCAAGACGACCACGGGCACCAACACCCGTCAGCGCTACCTGCAGGTCATGGGCCCGCACAAGCTCGACGCGATGACCCGCATCCTCGAGGTGGAGGACTACGACGGCATCATCGCGTTCGTCCGCACCAAGGCGGCTACCGAAGACCTGGCGGACAAGTTGCGTTCACGGGGCTTCACGGCCGCAGCCATCAACGGAGACATCCCCCAGCAGCAGCGCGAGCGCACCGTCGAGGCGCTGCGCGAGGGCAAGATCGACATCCTCGTCGCCACGGACGTCGCCGCCCGTGGTCTCGACGTGGAGCGCATCTCGCTCGTCGTGAACTACGACGTCCCGAACGACACGGAGTCCTACGTCCACCGCATCGGTCGCACCGGCCGTGCAGGACGTTCGGGTGACGCGATCCTCTTCATCACCCCGCGGGAGAAGTACCTGCTCCGCTCGATCGAGAAGGCCACGCGCCAGCCCGTCGAGCAGATGCAGCTGCCCTCCACGGCGAAGATCAACGAACTGCGCCTCAGCAAGTTCGCGGACAGGATCACCCAGACGCTGGCGGGCAAGGACGTGGCGCTGTTCCGCGACCTCATCGCGAACTACGAGCGCGAGCACGACGTGCCCGCCACGGAGATCGCCGCTGCCCTCGCCGTCATGGCGCAGGGTGGACAGCCGATCCTCGTCCAGGACATCCCCGTCGCTCCCGCCGGCCAGCGCGAGCGGGCCGAGGGCCGCAAGGATGCCTTCGGGTCCCGTGGCCCGACGCGTACCCTCACCGAGGGCAACGCCACCTACCGCATCGCGGTGGGGCGTCGCCAGCGCGTGATGCCGGGCTCGATCGTCGGCGCCATCGCCAACGAGGGCGGTCTGTCCTCCTCGCAGATCGGCGGCATCGACATCCGCGCCGACCACAGCCTCGTGGAGCTGCCCGCGGACCTGTCCACGGACCAGCTGCGTGCGCTCTCCAAGACGCGCATCGGCGGCGAGCTCATCCACCTCGAGCTCGACAAGGGACGCAAGCCCTCGGGCAACCGTGGCGCGGGCGAGTTCAAGAAGCCCTTCAAGAAGGACTTCCCGAAGCGCGACGGCGACACCCGCTTCTCGGGCGATGCCACCCGCAAGCCCCGCTACACCAAGGGCGCAGGAGCCGGAGCAGGACGCTCCAGCGCCTCCTCCGAGCAGTGGTAG
- a CDS encoding short-chain dehydrogenase, with protein MDYSNTTALITGASSGIGREFSRAFAARGVNLVLVARRIEVLDDFARALRAEFGREVTTVALDLSQPDSGTRLLDELGRRDVHVDTVVNCAGIGRTGDFVDMAPADIEDQLAVNIDAVVDVCRAFLPGLLGSGKGALVNIASLTAYMPTPGMAVYAASKAFVLRFTEALAHELRGTGVGVMAFSPGPTTTDFYRSSQSNEEGVRFETPQQVVAAAFRALDKRRPPVSSVSGQANRWTSRIVTLLPRRMVLRLANSSSAPVGRM; from the coding sequence ATGGATTACTCGAACACGACCGCCCTCATCACCGGCGCGAGCTCCGGAATAGGTCGCGAGTTTTCGCGCGCCTTCGCCGCGCGGGGCGTGAATCTCGTCCTCGTCGCGCGGAGGATCGAGGTCCTCGACGACTTCGCTCGGGCGCTGAGGGCAGAGTTCGGAAGAGAGGTGACGACCGTCGCCCTCGACTTGTCGCAGCCGGACAGTGGGACACGCCTGCTCGATGAGCTCGGCAGGCGGGACGTGCACGTCGACACCGTCGTGAACTGCGCCGGAATCGGACGCACCGGGGATTTCGTCGACATGGCCCCGGCGGACATCGAGGACCAGCTCGCCGTGAACATCGACGCGGTGGTGGACGTGTGCCGCGCATTCCTGCCTGGTCTCCTGGGCTCCGGCAAGGGCGCCCTGGTCAACATCGCGAGCCTCACCGCCTACATGCCAACACCGGGGATGGCGGTCTACGCCGCTTCGAAGGCGTTCGTCCTGCGCTTCACCGAGGCGCTGGCGCATGAACTCCGCGGCACCGGGGTCGGGGTCATGGCGTTCTCACCCGGCCCGACCACGACAGACTTCTATCGCAGCTCCCAGAGCAATGAAGAGGGAGTGCGCTTCGAGACGCCCCAGCAGGTCGTCGCAGCAGCATTCCGCGCACTGGACAAGCGGAGGCCACCTGTCAGCAGTGTGTCGGGCCAGGCGAACCGGTGGACGAGCCGCATCGTGACACTCCTTCCCCGACGAATGGTTCTCCGTCTCGCGAACTCCTCATCAGCGCCCGTCGGTCGCATGTAA
- a CDS encoding DNA-binding response regulator (possible pseudo due to frameshift) has protein sequence MLDLGLPDLDGVEVIRRIRGWSQVHIIVLSARHGSQDKVDALDAGADDYVTKPFGLDELLARLRAAARRAAIRADAPVLETADFLLDAGARRVVKDGKDVRLTPTEWKIVDRLIAHPGRLVSQQQLLLDVWGPAYAKDVQYLRVYMAQLRKKLEPDPGSPRYFVTESGMGYRFEP, from the coding sequence GTGCTCGACCTCGGTCTGCCGGACCTCGACGGCGTGGAGGTCATCCGCCGGATCCGCGGCTGGTCGCAGGTGCACATCATCGTGCTGTCCGCCCGCCACGGCTCGCAGGACAAGGTCGACGCCCTCGACGCCGGCGCCGACGACTACGTGACCAAGCCCTTCGGCCTCGACGAACTGCTCGCGCGCCTCCGTGCGGCCGCCCGGCGGGCGGCCATCCGGGCCGACGCACCCGTCCTCGAGACAGCCGACTTCCTGCTCGACGCCGGTGCCCGCCGGGTCGTCAAGGACGGGAAGGACGTCCGGCTGACACCCACGGAGTGGAAGATCGTGGATCGGCTGATCGCGCACCCGGGCCGGCTCGTCTCGCAGCAGCAGCTCCTCCTCGACGTCTGGGGCCCTGCCTACGCGAAGGACGTCCAGTACCTCCGCGTCTACATGGCGCAGTTGCGCAAGAAGCTCGAGCCCGACCCGGGCTCGCCGCGCTACTTCGTGACCGAGAGCGGGATGGGCTACCGCTTCGAACCGTGA
- a CDS encoding hypothetical protein (possible pseudo due to frameshift), which produces MVTTNILGDVVSNVVGDEAEVRVLMQPNADPHSFEISAQDGAMMRQADLIVTNGLGLEEGLQQHVDSARSEDVPLLVAGDVIEPLAYTEGESEGAPDPHFWTDPALVVDVVDELQKRVAAIDGIDPSAIETSTDAYQGELTELDATMAETFAAIPAGQRNLVTNHHVFGYLADRYDFRIIGAVIPGGTTPRLTQCLRSSRPRRSRRRSTGRHDLRGVLPAGPARPGPRRRRGHRRRRRRTLHRITHEPR; this is translated from the coding sequence GTGGTGACCACGAACATCCTTGGCGACGTCGTCTCGAATGTCGTCGGGGATGAAGCCGAGGTCCGGGTCCTCATGCAACCGAACGCGGACCCGCACTCCTTCGAGATCTCGGCGCAGGACGGCGCGATGATGCGGCAGGCCGACCTGATCGTCACCAACGGTCTCGGCTTGGAAGAGGGCTTGCAGCAGCACGTCGACAGCGCTCGGTCCGAAGACGTGCCGCTGCTCGTCGCCGGCGACGTCATCGAGCCCCTCGCCTACACGGAAGGCGAATCCGAGGGCGCACCGGACCCCCACTTCTGGACCGACCCGGCGCTGGTCGTCGACGTCGTCGACGAACTTCAAAAACGCGTCGCCGCAATCGACGGTATCGACCCTTCAGCCATCGAGACGTCCACAGACGCCTACCAGGGAGAGCTCACCGAGCTCGACGCGACCATGGCCGAGACGTTCGCGGCGATCCCGGCGGGCCAGCGGAACCTCGTGACCAACCACCACGTCTTCGGCTACCTCGCCGACCGCTACGACTTCCGAATCATCGGGGCCGTCATCCCGGGCGGCACCACCCCTCGCCTCACCCAGTGCCTCCGATCTTCGCGACCTCGTCGCAGCCGTCGAAGAAGCACAGGTCGACACGATCTTCGCGGAGTCCTCCCAGCCGGACCGGCTCGTCCAGGTCCTCGCCGACGGCGCGGACATCGACGTCGACGTCGTCGAACTCTTCACCGAATCACTCACGAACCCCGGTGA
- a CDS encoding hypothetical protein (possible pseudo due to frameshift), with translation MSQRRIAAPVRALGVVAAVAVAAGLGVWAFAWADFIGLDFRVYRMGGQSVVDGDGSLYTRSFGEGEGSLLFTYPPFAALVFTVLTLVSAETGAFLFVGLSVLIAAVTALLITRYLGGFRSVREVVRHPAALPLAIAGAGVVCLLGPWRETMAFSQVNILLFAMIAADLLSGPHRRMPTGLLTGIAAGIKLTPLVFGLYFLVRGEWKQLFTMAGGFFGTIALGFLLLPAESATYWLQMLRDTGRIGGEGYVDNLSPPRCDPAFPRARLPLHRPVAARFPPAGRRDGLHHPHGRTAR, from the coding sequence ATGAGCCAGCGCAGAATCGCGGCACCGGTCCGGGCGCTGGGCGTCGTCGCCGCAGTGGCCGTGGCAGCCGGCTTGGGCGTCTGGGCGTTCGCCTGGGCGGACTTCATCGGCCTGGACTTCCGCGTCTACCGCATGGGCGGACAGTCCGTGGTCGACGGCGACGGCTCGCTCTACACGCGGTCCTTCGGCGAGGGTGAGGGGTCTCTCCTCTTCACCTACCCGCCCTTCGCGGCCCTGGTCTTCACGGTGCTGACGCTCGTCAGCGCCGAGACGGGCGCCTTCCTCTTCGTGGGGCTGTCGGTCCTCATCGCCGCCGTGACAGCTCTCCTCATCACGCGGTACCTCGGCGGCTTCCGCAGTGTGCGGGAGGTGGTGCGGCACCCCGCAGCACTGCCGCTGGCCATCGCGGGCGCCGGCGTGGTCTGCCTGCTCGGCCCGTGGCGCGAGACGATGGCCTTCTCCCAGGTCAACATCCTGCTGTTCGCAATGATCGCCGCGGACCTGCTCTCCGGCCCGCACCGCCGCATGCCGACCGGCCTGCTCACCGGCATCGCCGCGGGCATCAAACTGACGCCCCTGGTCTTCGGCCTGTACTTCCTCGTGCGCGGCGAGTGGAAGCAGCTGTTCACGATGGCCGGCGGCTTCTTCGGGACGATCGCGCTCGGATTCCTCCTGCTGCCCGCGGAATCGGCGACCTACTGGCTGCAGATGCTCCGTGACACGGGCCGCATCGGCGGCGAGGGCTACGTGGACAACCTGTCCCCTCCGCGGTGCGATCCTGCATTTCCTCGGGCCCGACTTCCCCTCCACCGTCCCGTGGCTGCTCGGTTCCCTCCTGCTGGTCGCCGCGACGGCCTTCATCATCCGCACGGCCGCACGGCGCGGTGA
- a CDS encoding N-acetyltransferase has translation MVVDYDFTSLPAIDTPRLRLEPQGIEHFAGVWSNVHDPEARRLTGTHTEFTEDQIRAWLEKLPTYDDRADWAVIERDTGRYLGEVVLNDLDEDNSSMGYRIGLSGEGVLGRGFGTEAGRAVIAHAFDSLGLHRIGLEVYAFNPRAMRSYEKIGFVAEGRMRDALRWNGEWFDAIIMSILSTDPRR, from the coding sequence ATGGTCGTCGACTACGATTTCACCAGCCTGCCTGCGATCGACACTCCGCGGCTGCGACTCGAGCCCCAGGGTATCGAGCATTTCGCCGGCGTCTGGTCCAACGTGCACGACCCAGAGGCTCGGCGCCTCACCGGCACGCACACCGAGTTCACCGAAGATCAGATTCGCGCCTGGCTCGAAAAGCTGCCGACGTACGATGATCGCGCTGACTGGGCAGTCATCGAACGAGACACCGGCCGATACCTCGGTGAGGTGGTCCTCAACGACCTCGACGAGGACAACTCATCGATGGGATACCGCATCGGGCTCAGCGGTGAGGGAGTCCTGGGCAGAGGTTTCGGTACCGAAGCCGGGCGGGCCGTCATCGCTCACGCTTTCGATTCACTCGGCCTGCACCGGATCGGACTGGAGGTATACGCGTTCAACCCCCGTGCGATGCGGTCCTACGAGAAGATCGGATTCGTCGCTGAGGGGCGCATGCGCGATGCGCTGCGATGGAACGGCGAATGGTTCGATGCCATCATCATGTCGATCCTCAGCACCGATCCGCGCAGGTAG
- the rpmJ2 gene encoding 50S ribosomal protein L36 2, whose amino-acid sequence MKVRNSLRALKKIPGAQIVRRRGKTLVINKKNPRMKARQG is encoded by the coding sequence ATGAAGGTTCGTAATTCCCTCCGCGCATTGAAGAAGATCCCTGGAGCGCAGATCGTCCGGCGCCGCGGCAAGACCTTGGTCATCAACAAGAAGAACCCGCGCATGAAGGCCCGTCAGGGCTAG
- a CDS encoding glycosyl hydrolase has translation MIGVSTYPVLSDQLLAVPYRDPVHDGATDPVLVPDPVSGSWLMFYTQRRATQAGLDGVAWVHESEIGVARSRDGGSTWTYEGIVEGLDAPGVARPVTRWAPDVVRIGDRWVMFLTLLGGTRTDWTGPATIAQYTSIDLRMWDFQGCLDLGSSRVIDAAVSMCGDGRYRLWYKDEARGSRTYAAVTTTPLEPSTWQVEGLVIDGRPHEGPKVFMLGQWYWMITDEWRGLAVYRSRDGAGGWERQRRDDGLILTAPETCQGLPVVARHADAVVQDGRAAVVYFTHPQWAGSDLGDMEGEVAGIAHRRSHVRAEWFEVDTSGELVPSGKADF, from the coding sequence ATGATTGGGGTGAGCACCTATCCGGTCCTGTCGGACCAACTTCTTGCTGTTCCTTACCGTGATCCTGTTCATGATGGTGCGACCGATCCGGTTCTGGTTCCTGATCCGGTGTCGGGATCCTGGCTCATGTTCTATACACAGCGTCGTGCCACGCAGGCGGGGCTCGACGGTGTCGCGTGGGTGCACGAGTCCGAGATCGGCGTCGCGCGGTCGCGAGACGGGGGTTCGACGTGGACCTATGAGGGTATCGTCGAAGGCCTCGACGCACCGGGTGTGGCGCGGCCCGTTACCCGGTGGGCTCCTGACGTCGTTCGGATCGGGGACCGGTGGGTCATGTTCCTGACGTTGCTGGGAGGTACGCGGACTGACTGGACCGGACCGGCGACAATTGCCCAGTACACGAGCATTGATCTGCGCATGTGGGACTTCCAGGGCTGTCTCGACCTCGGATCCTCACGGGTCATCGACGCGGCCGTCTCGATGTGTGGTGATGGCCGGTACCGCCTCTGGTACAAGGACGAAGCGCGAGGGTCCCGCACCTACGCTGCCGTGACGACGACCCCGCTCGAACCCTCGACCTGGCAGGTGGAGGGGCTGGTGATTGACGGCAGGCCCCATGAAGGCCCGAAGGTATTCATGCTCGGCCAGTGGTACTGGATGATCACGGACGAATGGCGGGGCCTGGCTGTCTACCGGTCGAGGGACGGTGCAGGTGGGTGGGAACGGCAGAGACGCGACGACGGACTCATCCTCACGGCACCGGAAACCTGCCAAGGTCTGCCTGTCGTGGCCCGGCATGCCGATGCAGTGGTCCAGGACGGGCGCGCTGCCGTCGTCTACTTCACCCACCCGCAATGGGCAGGTTCAGATCTCGGCGACATGGAGGGGGAGGTCGCCGGAATAGCCCATCGTAGGAGTCATGTCCGGGCTGAGTGGTTCGAGGTCGACACCTCCGGCGAGCTCGTGCCCAGTGGGAAAGCTGACTTCTGA